Proteins from one Antennarius striatus isolate MH-2024 chromosome 12, ASM4005453v1, whole genome shotgun sequence genomic window:
- the LOC137605443 gene encoding trace amine-associated receptor 13c-like, which translates to METQDETELCFPELFNTSCRKPKHPHSDAVLIYIMMPLTSLVTVILNLLVIISISHFKQLHTPTNLLLLSLACSDFVIGITMCFHILISNGCWVLGDIMCALYTILEFTTISASIGTMVLISVDRYVAICDPLHYLIKVTVKRLTICICLCWVCSVLYNSVLMYNNLEQLDRYISCFGECVIVVDHIAGIVDIILTFFAPVTVIIVLYMRVFVVAVSQARAMRSHITSITHSGTVSAKKSELKAARTLGAVIVVFLTCLCPYFISSLMGDMFITTSLPLQSWLFYFNSCLNPVIYSLCYPWYRKSVKLIVTLKILESDSSQAKVL; encoded by the exons ATGGAGACACAAGATGAAACAGAGCTCTGCTTTCCGGAACTCTTCAACACTTCCTGTAGGAAGCCAAAGCACCCACACTCTGATGCTGTGCTGATTTACATTATGATGCCTTTAACTTCTCTGGTCACTGTAATTCTTAACCTGctggtcatcatctccatctctcaCTTCAA GCAGCTCCACACTCCCActaacctcctcctcctctccctggcTTGTTCAGATTTCGTTATTGGTATCACAATGTGCTTCCATATCCTGATTTCAAATGGCTGCTGGGTTCTCGGTGACATCATGTGTGCTTTATATACTATCTTAGAATTTACTACTATCTCTGCTTCAATTGGAACTATGGTTCTCATATCAGTTGACCGCTACGTAGCAATTTGTGACCCTCTACATTACTTGATCAAAGTCACTGTGAAACGACTCACAATCTGTATTTGCCTTTGTTGGGTCTGTTCTGTTTTATATAACAGTGTTTTAATGTATAATAACCTGGAACAATTAGACAGATATATTTCCTGCTTTGGAGAGTGTGTGATTGTTGTCGACCACATTGCAGGAATTGTTGACattattttgaccttttttgctCCTGTCACTGTCATCATCGTTCTGTATATGAGAGTGTTTGTGGTTGCTGTGTCTCAGGCTCGTGCCATGAGGTCTCACATTACAtctattacacattcaggtacTGTGTCTGCTAAGAAATCCGAGCTGAAAGCAGCCAGGACTCTTGGTGCTGTCATTGTTGTGTTTCTGACATGTCTTTGCCCgtatttcatttcatctctAATGGGTGATATGTTTATTACGACATCATTGCCTTTACAGAGCTGGTTGTTCTATTTTAACTCTTGTTTAAACCCAGTAATCTACTCTCTTTGCTATCCGTGGTATCGAAAATCTGTTAAACTCATTGTAACACTGAAGATTCTGGAGTCTGACTCCTCTCAGGCCAAGGTGCTGTAG
- the LOC137605278 gene encoding trace amine-associated receptor 13c-like encodes MAVIEEVDFCFPQLHNTSCRKPVQNRAETIFLYILLSVISVVTVILNQLVIISISHFRQLHTPTNLLLLSLAVSDFFVGLLVMPIEILQTGGCWILGTVICGVFHYYSFILTSASVGNMVLISVDRYVAICDPLCYSRKVTVRRVELCVGLCWACSVFYNGVILMDFLNNPDRYNSCYGECVVVITLINGAVDILVTFIGPVTVIIILYMRVFVVAVSQARAMRSHVTSVTQQRSVCVTKKSERKAARTLGIVVVLFIMCFCPYYYPSFAGQDYSSSEEVSVVTLWLLYFNSCINPVVYALFYPWFRKSIKLIITLQILQPNSCDSSIL; translated from the exons ATGGCAGTGATTGAGGAAGTTGATTTCTGCTTTCCACAACTGCACAACACCTCCTgtaggaagccagtgcagaatCGTGCTGAGACCATTTTCCTCTACATCCTGCTGTCTGTTATCTCTGTGGTGACTGTGATTCTCAACCAGCTGGTCATCATCTCGATCTCCCACTTCAG GCAGCTCCACACACCaaccaacctcctcctcctctccctggcTGTCTCAGATTTCTTTGTTGGACTTCTGGTGATGCCGATTGAAATCCTCCAGACAGGGGGCTGCTGGATACTGGGGACTGTGATATGTGGAGTGTTTCACTATTATTCTTTTATCCTTACATCTGCATCAGTAGGAAACATGGTGCTCATATCAGTCGACCGATATGTGGCCATTTGTGACCCTTTGTGTTACTCCAGAAAAGTCACTGTAAGAAGAGTTGAACtctgtgttggtctgtgttgggcctgttctgtgttctataATGGTGTGATACTGATGGACTTCCTAAATAATCCAGATAGGTATAATTCCTGTTATGGAGAGTGTGTTGTTGTAATTACCCTCATAAATGGAGCTGTTGATATCCTGGTGACCTTTATTGGCCCAGTTACTGTAATTATAATTTTGTATATGAGAGTTTTTGTGGTGGCTGTGTCTCAGGCCCGAGCCATGAGGTCTCATGTTACCTCTGTTACACAACAGCGTTCAGTTTGTGTCACTAAGAAGTCTGAGAGAAAAGCAGCCAGAACTCTTGGTATTGTTGTGGTATTatttataatgtgtttttgtccatATTATTATCCATCTTTTGCAGGCCAAGACTATTCATCCAGTGAGGAGGTTTCAGTTGTGACTCTCTGGCTACTTTATTTTAACTCCTGTATAAATCCAGTGGTTTATGCTTTGTTCTATCCTTGGTTTAGGAAATCAATAAAACTCATCATTACACTTCAGATCCTGCAACCTAACTCCTGTGATTCCAGCATACTGTAG
- the LOC137605397 gene encoding trace amine-associated receptor 13c-like, with product METQDETELCFPELFNTSCRRPKHPHSDAVLIYIVMPLTSLVTVILNLLVIISISHFKQLHTPTNLLLLSLACSDFFVGVLFCFHILISDGCWVLGAIMCTLYTILEFTTTSASVGTMVLISVDRYMAICDPLRYSTKINERRVTICICLCWVCSFLYNSVLIHDNLRQLDRYISCFGECVIVVNSFAGAADIFFTFFAPVTVIIVLYMRVFMVAVSQARAMRSHITSVTHSCTVSAKKSELKAARTLGVVIIMFLTCLCPYFISSLLGENSFFNATSVPLQSWLFYLNSCLNPVIYAFCYSWYRKSIKLIVTLKIFESDSCEARVL from the exons ATGGAGACACAAGATGAAACAGAGCTCTGCTTTCCTGAACTCTTCAACACTTCCTGTAGGAGGCCAAAGCACCCACACTCTGATGCTGTGCTGATTTACATTGTGATGCCTTTAACTTCTCTGGTCACTGTCATTCTCAACTTGctggtcatcatctccatctctcaCTTCAA GCAGCTCCACACACCCActaacctcctcctcctctctctggctTGTTCAGATTTCTTTGTTGGTGTCCTGTTTTGCTTCCATATCCTGATCTCAGATGGCTGCTGGGTTCTCGGTGCCATCATGTGTACTCTATATACTATTTTAGAGTTCACCACCACTTCTGCTTCAGTAGGAACCATGGTTCTCATATCAGTTGACCGCTATATGGCTATTTGTGACCCTCTACGGTACTCCACCAAAATCAATGAGAGACGAGTTACAATCTGTATTTGCCTTTGTTGGGTCTGTTCATTTCTATATAACAGTGTCCTAATCCATGACAACCTTCGACAGCTAGACAGATATATTTCCTGCTTTGGAGAGTGTGTGATTGTTGTTAACTCCTTTGCAGGAGCTGCTGACATATTCTTTACCTTTTTCGCTCCTGTCACTGTCATCATAGTTCTGTATATGAGAGTTTTTATGGTTGCTGTGTCTCAAGCTCGTGCCATGAGGTctcacattacatctgtcacACATTCATGTACTGTGTCTGCTAAGAAATCAGAGCTGAAAGCAGCCAGAACTCTTggtgttgttataattatgtttcTGACTTGTCTTTGCCCGtatttcatttcctctcttcTGGGTGAAAATAGCTTCTTTAATGCTACATCTGTGCCCTTACAGAGCTGGTTGTTCTACCTTAACTCTTGTTTAAACCCAGTAATCTATGCTTTTTGCTATTCCTGGTATCGAAAATCTATTAAACTGATTGTAACGTTAAAGATATTTGAGTCTGACTCCTGTGAGGCCAGAGTGCTGTAG
- the LOC137605402 gene encoding trace amine-associated receptor 13c-like yields the protein METQDETELCFPELFNTSCRKPKHPHSDAVLIYIVMPLTSLVTVILNLLVIISICHFKQLQTPTNLLLLSLAFSDFFVGIMMCFHILISDGCWVLGDIMCALYTIFGFTTTSTSVGTMVLISVDRYMAICDPLRYYTKITVRRVTICICLCWVFSIIYNSLLMNDNLNQLDKYISCFGECVIVISYIAGVADIIFTFFAPVTVIIVLYMRVFVVAVSQARVMRSHITSVTLSGTVTAKKLELKAARTLGVVIVVFLTCLCPYFISSLLGENSLFTAASVPLQSWLFYFNSCLNPVIYVFCYPWYRKSIKLIITFKILDPNSCEANVL from the exons ATGGAGACACAAGATGAAACAGAGCTCTGCTTTCCTGAACTCTTCAACACTTCCTGTAGGAAGCCAAAGCACCCACACTCTGATGCTGTGCTGATTTACATTGTGATGCCCTTAACATCTTTGGTCACTGTTATTCTTAACCTGCTGGTCATCATTTCCATTTGCCACTTCAA GCAGCTTCAGACTCCcaccaacctcctcctcctctccctggctttttcagatttttttgttggtaTCATGATGTGCTTCCATATCCTGATATCAGATGGCTGCTGGGTTCTCGGTGACATCATGTGTGctttatatactatatttgGATTCACCACCACTTCTACTTCAGTAGGAACCATGGTTCTTATATCAGTTGACCGTTACATGGCTATTTGTGACCCTTTACGTTATTACACAAAAATCACTGTGAGAAGAGTTACAATCTGTATTTGCCTTTGTTGGGTCTTTTCTATTATATATAACAGTCTGTTGATGAATGATAACCTGAATCAACTAGACAAATATATTTCCTGCTTTGGAGAGTGTGTGATTGTTATTAGCTACATTGCAGGAGTTGCTGatataatttttactttttttgctcCTGTCACTGTCATCATAGTTCTGTATATGAGAGTATTTGTGGTTGCTGTTTCTCAAGCTCGTGTCATGCGGTctcacattacatctgtcacACTTTCAGGCACTGTAACTGCTAAGAAATTAGAGCTGAAAGCGGCCAGGACTCTtggtgttgttattgttgtttttctgacatGTCTTTGTCcatattttatttcctctctcCTGGGTGAAAACAGCTTGTTTACTGCTGCATCTGTGCCCTTACAGAGCTGGTTGTTCTACTTTAATTCTTGTTTAAATCCAGTAATATATGTTTTTTGCTATCCCTGGTATCGAAAATCTATTAAACTCATTATAACATTTAAGATTCTAGACCCGAACTCCTGTGAGGCAAATGTTTTGTAG
- the LOC137605491 gene encoding trace amine-associated receptor 1-like, which yields MGYQISCILRAKSPGRVMHFNETFNMKILDESELCFPELSNISCRKPRLSHPEMVVTYIMSYVTPVIIVILNLLVIISISHFKQLHTPTNLLLLSLAFSDFFVGLMFILHVLMVNKCWMLTEIVCAFFSILDFTSSSASVGTMVLISVDRYVAICDPLYYSTKITVRTVTVCICLCWFCSFVYNIVLMNDNLNKLDRYISCLGQCVIVIDYIAGAADVIFTFIAPVTVIIVLYMRVFVVAVSQARAMRSHITSVRLSGTVSAKKSELKAARTLGVVIVVFLICLCPYFISSLLIQEELFNATSLPLQNWFFYINSCLNPVIYAFCYSWYRKSIKLIVTLKIFESDSCEASVL from the exons ATGGGTTACCAAATCTCCTGCATCCTTAGAGCGAAgagccctgggagggtgatgCACTTCAATGAGACCTTCAAT ATGAAAATACTGGACGAAAGTGAACTTTGCTTTCCTGAGCTTTCCAACATCTCCTGCAGGAAGCCAAGGCTCTCTCACCCCGAGATGGTGGTAACTTACATTATGTCGTACGTTACGCCTGTGATCATTGTGATTCTCAACCTGTTGGTCATCATCTCTATCTCTCATTTCAA GCAGCTCCACACTCCcaccaacctcctcctcctctccctggcTTTTTCTGATTTCTTTGTAGGTCTCATGTTTATCCTCCATGTCCTCATGGTAAACAAATGCTGGATGCTTACTGAGATTGTGTGTGcgttttttagtattttagaCTTCACTTCATCCTCTGCTTCTGTAGGAACCATGGTTCTCATATCAGTTGACCGCTATGTGGCTATTTGTGACCCTTTATATTACTCCACCAAAATCACTGTGAGAACAGTGACAGTCTGCATTTGCctttgttggttttgttcttttgtatATAACATTGTCTTAATGAATGATAACCTAAATAAACTAGACCGATATATTTCCTGCTTAGGACAGTGTGTGATTGTTATCGATTACATTGCAGGAGctgctgatgttatttttacattcattgCTCCTGTCACTGTCATCATAGTTCTGTATATGAGAGTGTTTGTGGTTGCTGTGTCTCAGGCTCGTGCCATGAGGTctcacattacatctgtcagacTTTCAGGTACTGTGTCTGCTAAGAAATCAGAGCTGAAAGCAGCCAGAACCCTtggtgttgttattgttgtgtttctAATATGTCTTTGCCCAtatttcatttcctctctcctcATTCAGGAAGAGTTGTTTAATGCTACATCTTTGCCCTTACAAAACTGGTTTTTTTACATAAACTCTTGTTTAAACCCAGTGATCTATGCTTTCTGCTATTCCTGGTATCGCAAATCTATTAAACTGATTGTAACGTTAAAGATATTTGAGTCTGATTCATGTGAGGCCAGCGTTCTATAG
- the LOC137605490 gene encoding trace amine-associated receptor 13c-like codes for MEAIDEGELCYQHLNNSCRISAHPQTQATLIYVLLSCVSLTTVTLNLLVIISITHFRELHTPTNLFLLSLAVSDLLVGFLLMPVEIIYIETCWFLGDILCTLYYVVDYIITSASVANMVLISFDRYVAICDPLHYTARVTKRKAEICVFLCWFCSIIYRILLLNDHLEKPGKSNSCLGECVVVINNIAGVIDLVFTFIIPIVIIISLYVKIFVVALSQIRAVRAHNAAVPLQRSGVQIAKKAELKAARTLGIVVAVFLICFCPYFYPALTGEEISVSASSAAFDIWLAHFNSCLNPVIYAFFYPWFRKSLRLILTFQIWKPGSRDVKGAPTSTHRTGQHKVLGGVASLVAGHLSPAQAVPSTGFTEGAEEGQGGIREEAGEAAGAQPCVEGLEWDEKHHRTRERAQHCGGEQ; via the exons ATGGAAGCCATAGACGAAGGTGAACTCTGCTATCAACACCTGAACAACTCCTGCAGGATATCAGCACATCCTCAAACTCAAGCCACACTGATTTATGTCCTTCTCTCCTGTGTTTCTCTGACCACCGTGACTCTTAACCTGctggtcatcatctccatcactcACTTCAG agaacttcacacccccaccaacctcttcctcttgtccCTGGCTGTGTCAGACCTCCTGGTGGGCTTCCTGCTGATGCCGGTTGAAATCATCTACATTGAGACCTGCTGGTTTCTTGGTGACATCCTGTGCACTCTGTATTATGTCGTAGACTACATCATAACCTCTGCCTCAGTAGCCAACATGGTGCTCATATCATTTGACCGTTATGTGGCTATTTGTGATCCTCTGCATTACACGGCTAGAGTTActaaaagaaaagcagagatctgtgtttttctgtgttggtTTTGCTCTATTATCTACAGGATTCTCCTTTTAAATGATCACCTGGAAAAACCCGGCAAGTCTAACAGCTGCTTGGGAGAGTGTGTGGTTGTAATTAATAACATTGCGGGAGTTATTGATCTTGTGTTCACCTTTATCATACccattgtcatcatcatatctctgtatgtgaaaatatttgtggTGGCTTTGTCTCAGATTCGTGCTGTGCGGGCTCATAATGCTGCTGTACCATTACAACGGTCAGGGGTACAAATAGCAAAAAAGGCAGAGTTGAAGGCAGCTAGGACTCTGGGTATTGTTGTAGCTGTTTTTTTGATCTGCTTCTGTCCATACTTCTACCCTGCTCTAACAGGGGAAGAGATATCAGTCAGTGCTTCATCTGCAGCCTTTGACATCTGGCTGGCACATTTTAATTCCTGTTTGAACCCTGTTATTTATGCCTTCTTCTACCCCTGGTTTCGAAAATCTCTTCGACTCATCCTGACTTTTCAGATATGGAAGCCTGGCTCCCGTGACGTTAAA GGTGCCCCCACATCCACCCACCGCACGGGACAGCACAAGGTGTTAGGTGGTGTCGCCAGTTTAGTCGCTGGACACCTGTCCCCTGCGCAGGCAGTACCGTCTACAGGGTTTACG GAAGGTGCTGAGGaaggccaaggaggcatacgggaggaagctggagaagcagctggggcgcaaccatgTGTGgaaggtctggaatgggatgagaaacATCACCGGACACgcgaaagggcgcagcactgtggaggggaacagtga
- the LOC137605439 gene encoding trace amine-associated receptor 13c-like has protein sequence MMETQDETELCFPELFNTSCRRPKHPHSDAVLIYIVMPLTALVAAILNLLVIISISHFKQLHTPTNLLLLSLAFSDFFVGIMMCFHILISDGCWTLGDIMCALYSIFGFTTTSASVGTMVLISVDRYVAICDPLHYCTKVTVKRVTICICLCWFCSVIYNSLLMYNNLEQLHRCISCVGECAIVVDHSAGVADIILTFFFPVIVIIVLYMRVFVVAVSQARAMRSHITSITLSCTVSAKKSELKAARTLGVVIVVFLTCLCPYFIASLLDDNFIMSSVPIYNWLFYFNSCLNPVIYSFCYPWYRKSVKLIVTLKILESDSSRAKVL, from the exons aTGATGGAGACACAAGATGAAACAGAGCTCTGCTTTCCTGAACTCTTCAACACTTCCTGTAGGAGGCCAAAGCACCCACACTCTGATGCTGTGCTGATTTACATTGTGATGCCCTTAACTGCTCTGGTCGCTGCCATTCTCAACCTGctggtcatcatctccatctctcaCTTCAA GCAGCTCCACACTCCCACCAACCTCCTCCTTCTTTCCCTGGCTTTTTCAGATTTCTTTGTCGGTATTATGATGTGCTTCCATATCCTGATTTCAGATGGCTGCTGGACTCTCGGTGACATCATGTGtgctttatacagtatatttgggTTTACAACTACTTCTGCTTCAGTAGGAACCATGGTTCTCATATCAGTGGACCGCTATGTAGCTATTTGTGACCCTCTACATTATTGTACCAAAGTGACTGTGAAAAGAGTAACAATCTGTATTTGCCTTTGTTGGTTCTGCTCTGTTATATATAACAGTCTTTTAATGTATAATAACCTGGAACAATTACACAGATGTATTTCTTGCGTTGGAGAGTGTGCAATAGTTGTTGACCACAGTGCAGGAGTTGCTGACATTATTTTGACCTTCTTTTTCCCTGTCATTGTCATCATAGTTCTGTACATGAGAGTTTTTGTGGTTGCTGTGTCTCAGGCTCGTGCCATGAGGTCTCACATTACATCTATTACACTTTCATGTACTGTGTCTGCTAAGAAATCAGAGCTGAAAGCAGCCAGGACTCTtggtgttgttattgttgtgtttctgaCATGCCTTTGCCCGTATTTTATTGCCTCTCTTCTAGATGACAATTTTATTATGTCTTCTGTGCCCATATACAACTGGCTATTCTATTTTAACTCTTGTTTGAACCCAGTAATCTATTCTTTTTGCTATCCCTGGTATCGAAAATCTGTTAAACTCATTGTAACACTGAAGATTCTTGAGTCTGACTCTTCTCGGGCCAAGGTGCTGTAG
- the LOC137605249 gene encoding trace amine-associated receptor 13c-like gives MAVIEEVDFCFPQLHNTSCRKPVQNRAETIFLYILLSVISVVTVILNQLVIISISHFRQLHTPTNLLLLSLAVSDFFVGLLVMPIEILQTGGCWILGTVICGVFNYCSFTLTSASVGNMVLISVDRYVAICDPLCYSRKVTVRRVELCVGLCWACSVFYNGVILMDFLNNPDRYNSCYGECVVVISIISGAVDNLVTFVGPVTVIIVLYLRVFVVAVSQARAMRSHVTSVTQQRSVCVTKKSERKAARTLGIVVALFIMCFCPYFYPSFAGQDYSSSEEVSVFGLWLLYFNSCINPVVYALFYPWFRKSIKLIVTLQILQPNSCDSSIM, from the exons ATGGCAGTGATTGAGGAAGTTGATTTCTGCTTTCCACAACTGCACAACACCTCCTgtaggaagccagtgcagaatCGTGCTGAGACCATTTTCCTCTACATCCTGCTGTCTGTTATCTCTGTGGTGACTGTGATTCTCAACCAGCTGGTCATCATCTCGATCTCCCACTTCAG GCAGCTCCACACACCaaccaacctcctcctcctctcgctGGCTGTCTCAGATTTCTTTGTTGGACTTCTGGTGATGCCGATTGAAATCCTCCAGACAGGGGGCTGCTGGATACTGGGGACTGTGATATGTGGAGTGTTTAACTATTGTTCTTTTACCCTTACCTCTGCCTCAGTAGGAAACATGGTGCTCATATCAGTCGACCGATATGTGGCCATTTGTGACCCTTTGTGTTACTCCAGAAAAGTCACTGTAAGAAGAGTTGAACtctgtgttggtctgtgttgggcctgttctgtgttctataATGGTGTGATACTGATGGACTTCCTAAATAATCCAGATAGGTATAATTCCTGTTATGGAGAGTGTGTTGTTGTAATTTCCATAATAAGTGGAGCTGTTGATAATCTGGTGACCTTTGTTGGCCCCGTTACTGTAATCATAGTTTTGTACCTGAGAGTTTTCGTGGTGGCTGTGTCTCAGGCCCGAGCCATGAGGTCTCATGTTACCTCTGTTACACAACAGCGTTCAGTTTGTGTCACTAAGAAGTCTGAGAGAAAAGCAGCCAGAACTCTTGGTATTGTTGTAGCATTatttataatgtgtttttgtccatATTTTTATCCTTCTTTTGCAGGCCAAGACTATTCATCCAGTGAGGAGGTTTCAGTTTTTGGTCTCTGGCTACTTTATTTTAACTCCTGTATAAATCCAGTGGTTTATGCTTTGTTCTATCCTTGGTTTAGGAAATCAATAAAACTCATTGTTACACTTCAGATCCTGCAACCTAACTCCTGTGATTCCAGCATAATGTAG